Proteins encoded within one genomic window of Brenneria nigrifluens DSM 30175 = ATCC 13028:
- a CDS encoding bacteriophage protein — MPVSRDCFLDIAKDSLKNSGEQWTRNAISRSYYFMFHSVKSIIIDKAPDRDKAGNRLPFGEHKRLSEYLCSGDAAEDYSLDGPTAEKIGMKLRSAHQKRCDADYALEKKINRIDALKMVVAAEEVARDVDSLSKP, encoded by the coding sequence ATGCCTGTAAGCCGGGATTGCTTTTTAGATATCGCCAAAGACTCTTTAAAAAACAGCGGTGAACAGTGGACTAGAAACGCAATAAGCCGTTCGTACTATTTTATGTTTCATTCCGTGAAAAGTATCATTATTGATAAGGCCCCCGACCGGGATAAAGCGGGTAACAGACTTCCTTTCGGTGAGCATAAAAGGCTAAGCGAGTACCTGTGCAGTGGGGACGCGGCAGAAGATTATTCTCTTGATGGCCCCACCGCTGAAAAAATCGGCATGAAATTAAGGTCCGCACACCAGAAGCGCTGCGATGCTGATTATGCTTTGGAAAAGAAAATCAATAGAATCGATGCGCTAAAGATGGTTGTGGCTGCCGAGGAAGTAGCCCGGGACGTTGATAGCCTTAGCAAGCCTTAA
- a CDS encoding tetratricopeptide repeat protein — protein MHVPEPKTNSLIEKLKPSITEGRNLLSELELRRAAKEAGSIRELNQKWCVEGMISFLKGDVEEGIRLFEMSISSSPGESVSWSNYVSALHSWCQFSKAREVFRRGISNRIPVMLEFAFVWGSSWADREIMDSAYPVIEKMDIQRNFHGVHKTLFEAAMSVYSQLKNAGNTISDELSEMSSVVMHIAEEEHLPLVSTRVTHDGSGEYGFAYGVDTTDPHYLVKLDNMLFDRLIAQGIKSKNCIAFFESIAEEE, from the coding sequence ATGCACGTACCCGAACCTAAAACCAATAGTTTAATTGAGAAATTAAAACCTTCTATTACAGAAGGTCGCAATCTTCTTAGCGAGCTGGAACTGCGAAGGGCAGCTAAAGAGGCCGGCAGCATAAGGGAATTAAACCAAAAATGGTGTGTTGAAGGAATGATCTCCTTTCTGAAGGGGGATGTTGAGGAAGGGATTAGGTTGTTTGAAATGTCCATTTCCTCGTCTCCTGGTGAGTCTGTAAGTTGGTCAAACTATGTTTCAGCCCTTCATTCATGGTGCCAGTTCAGTAAAGCAAGGGAAGTATTTAGGCGCGGTATAAGTAATCGTATCCCTGTGATGCTGGAATTTGCATTCGTGTGGGGTTCTAGTTGGGCCGATAGGGAGATAATGGATTCCGCGTATCCAGTGATCGAAAAAATGGATATCCAGCGCAACTTCCACGGCGTTCATAAGACTTTGTTTGAGGCAGCTATGTCTGTTTACTCTCAACTTAAAAATGCAGGTAATACGATCTCGGATGAGTTATCGGAAATGTCGTCTGTTGTTATGCATATTGCTGAAGAAGAGCACCTTCCTTTAGTTTCCACCCGAGTAACCCATGATGGTTCTGGTGAGTACGGCTTCGCCTACGGGGTGGATACGACAGATCCCCATTATCTGGTTAAGCTGGATAACATGCTCTTCGATAGATTGATCGCCCAAGGCATTAAATCAAAAAATTGCATTGCGTTTTTCGAGTCCATAGCCGAGGAAGAGTAG
- a CDS encoding Rap1a/Tai family immunity protein, translated as MGATILVGAWRRDAGQGAGFWDGMGGIMGRLFLFVFLFVCGASNSLAEISEETLRDQWNAVKLNDKSHTGLTKTTAFIGYVLGVADSENFKGPVCIPDEVTPNVIVKTVGRYLDKTPNMKGPAQGVVYFALSEAYPCPYPEFQMCVGQKQADVRERALKECAPLKKLKIR; from the coding sequence ATGGGGGCAACGATTCTGGTGGGGGCCTGGCGACGCGACGCTGGACAGGGCGCCGGATTTTGGGACGGCATGGGGGGAATAATGGGAAGGTTATTTTTGTTCGTGTTTTTGTTCGTTTGTGGCGCAAGTAATTCATTGGCGGAGATTTCTGAAGAAACGCTCCGCGACCAATGGAACGCTGTAAAGCTCAACGACAAGAGCCATACTGGTTTAACTAAAACAACAGCATTTATTGGTTATGTTCTCGGTGTAGCGGACTCTGAAAATTTCAAGGGTCCTGTATGTATCCCGGACGAGGTCACCCCAAACGTTATAGTTAAAACTGTGGGTAGATATTTAGACAAAACCCCTAACATGAAAGGCCCTGCGCAGGGGGTGGTGTACTTTGCGTTAAGCGAAGCATATCCATGCCCTTACCCTGAGTTTCAAATGTGCGTTGGTCAAAAGCAGGCGGACGTCAGGGAAAGAGCACTGAAGGAGTGCGCACCCCTGAAAAAGTTAAAAATACGTTGA